Below is a genomic region from Paraburkholderia sp. BL23I1N1.
GCTGCCGGGCCGCACGGTACGGCCGGCGACCGACGAAACATTGATGAAGTGGCCGCTCTTCTGATCTTTCATGTACTGCAATGCCGCCGCGATGCCGTACAGCACGCCCTTGATATTGACGTCGATGGTCCGATCCCAGTCGTCGATCTTCAGACGTTCGAGCGGCGAGTGCGGCATCAGCCCGGCGTTGTTGATCATCACGTCCACGCGGCCGAACGTCTGCACCGCCGTGTCGACGAGTGCCTTGACGTCTTCGTGCCGGGTGACGTCCGTCGCGATCGCGATCGCTTGACCACCATGGCTGACCAGATCCGCCGCGAGCGCCTGAATGCGCTCGGCGCGGCGTGCGCCCAATGCAACCTTGGCGCCTCGCGCGCTCAGATAGCGGGCAGTCGCTTCGCCCAATCCGCTGCTCGCGCCGGTGATAACGACGACTTTTCCTTCGATATTCGTTTCCATATGCGTTTCCTTTGGACCCTCGCGAACTCGGCTCTCGCCGGATAACGGCGGGCGCGAGCGTAGAGAGGGTCATTGATGTCAGGACCACCGGAGCACCGTGAAAGGCGGTCGGTGAGAGGGTTCATTGCATACTAGTTTGTTGTTTTCTGTTTAACAATGAGCGTAGAATTTCACGGGGTGTTAAGGAAAATTCATCTATGCAACTGCGCGCCGGCCTATCCGAATTGACGGCTTTCATCGCCGTTGCTGAACATCGAAGCTTTCGCTCGGCGGCGCGAACGCTGGGTGTTTCGCCACCCGCACTCAGCCATGCGGTGCGAAATCTCGAAGAGAGTCTCAATGTGCGCTTGTTCAACCGGACCACCCGTTCGGTGGCGTTGACTGAGGCGGGTGAGCATCTTCTGCGGCGAGTGGGCCCCGCGCTTGCCGATCTGGAGGACGGCATCAACGAGGTTGCGTCGGTAGGCAGCCGGCCGTCTGGATCGATCAGGATCAGCGCGGCAGAGGCCGGCGCCCGGCCGTTGATCCTTCATGTTCTCCCAGCTTTTCTGGCCGCCTATCCGGACATCCATGTCGAGATCGTTGTCGACACGCGGCTCGTGGATATCGTGGCCGACGGCTTTGACGCCGGAATCCGGATTGTTGAAGACGTGCCGCGCGACATGATCGCCGTGAAGTTCGGGCCCAACTTGCGATTCGCCGCGGTTGCGTCTCCCGAGTATCTGTCTCGGCACCCAGCCCCCACAATGCCTCCGGACCTGGCGAGGCATCGCTGCATCCGGTTCAGGTTCAGCAGCGGCGCGTTGTACCGTTGGGAACTCGAAACTCACGGCAGTAGCGCCAGTATCGACGTCGCCGGGCCGATGACGCTTGGCAACACGAACCTGATGGTCGATGCCGCGTTGGCCGGAATCGGCATTGCCTGGGTCCCGGATTATCACGTTGTGGACCACTTAGCGTCGGGGCGGCTGGTCCGTCTGCTACCGGAGTGGTGTCCTTCCCTGCCTGGATTGTGTCTCTACTACCCGGCCAACCGGCACCCTCCGGCGGCGCTTCGGCTGTTTTCGCAGGCAGTGCGCGATTGGGCGAATGCCGGCGTGTCCTAAGCGGTCTTTTTAGCCGGCCGGTGATCGAGAGGCCTGGCATGTTTTGCCGCAGGCTGTGGAGCGCCGCGTTTTGATCGGCCCAAGGGTTCCTGCTGTTGCGACAGGAGGCGATTGGCCAGCTCCACGCCGTCGACACAATTGCCCGCAGTCCACGCTTCGCTCAACGTTGTGCGAAGCGTGCGTAGCGTTTTTTGCTGCGTACGCAGGGCGGTCATGAGCTGCTCGATCTCGTCGAGCCGCGTATCGAGGTTATGCAGCAATTCCTCTTTCGAACAATCGTTGTCAGTCGCGAGGGCGTCACGCAGTTTGTCGAGCGGGAAGCCCAGATTCTGCGCCAACTGCACCATGCGCAACTGTCTGACGGCCGAGTCGGAGTAGACGCGATAACCGTTCGGGCTGCGCTCGGGTGCGGGTAGCAAGCCGCTCTGCTCATAAAAGCGGATAGCAGACGGCGCGAGGCCGGTTTTTTCCGCGAGTTCGCCGATTCTCATGACGCTTGACCTTCAAGTTGACTTGAATCTTAGTATAGCGGCATCGCTCAACTGACAAGCCGGCTTCGCCATGACTACATCGTTATTTACACCCGTGCAATTGCCCAACGGCAGCGTGCTGCCCAACCGTCTAGCGAAGGCGGCGATGGAAGAAAATCTTGCCGACGCGGGGCAACTGCCTGGCGAGACCATCCATCGCCTGTACCGCTCGTGGGCCGAAGGCGGCGCGGGCCTTATCGTCACGGGCAACGTGATGATCGACGGCCGGGCACTAACCGGGCCTGGCGGGATAGTGCTCGAGGCCAACACGCCCCTTGCGCCGTTCAAGCAATGGTCACACGCGGCACGCAGTGGTGGCGCTCAGGTGTGGATGCAGATCAATCATCCGGGTCGCCAGGTGATGGCGGCAATGGGCGGCAAAGCGTGGGCACCCTCGGCTATCCCGTTGGCACTCGGCAAACACAGCAAGCTGTTTGCGCAACCGAGCGCCATGAACGAGGACGAGATCAGCGAGACGATCGGCCGCTTTGCGGCGACGGCGCACGCTGCCGAACAGGCGGGGTTCACAGGCGTAGAAATTCACGCTGCCCATGGCTATTTGATCTCGCAGTTCCTTTCGCCGCTGACCAATCGCCGCGCCGACCGTTGGGGCGGCAGTCTTGCCAACCGTGCCCGCCTGTTGCTGGACGTGGTGCGCGCGGTACGCGCAAAGGTCTCACCGGGTTTTTGCGTGGCCGTGAAACTGAACTCCGCTGACTTTCAACGTGGTGGCTTTTCGGAAGAAGACGCCCGGCAGGTCGTGCTGTGGCTGAATGACCTGTCGGTAGACCTGGTCGAGCTCTCTGGGGGCAGCTATGAAAGCCCCGCGATGCAGGGCGACACCGCCGACGGGCGCACCCTCGCGCGCGAAGCCTATTTCCTCGAATTCGCCAAGGATCTGGCCGGCGTCGCCACGATGCCTGTCATGACCACCGGCGGCATTCGGCGCAGTGCTGTGGCCGAGCAGGTGCTGAACAGTGGTGTTGCAGTCGTAGGCATGGCCACGGCGCTCGCCGTGGTGCCCGATCTGCCGGCGCGCTGGCGGGCGGGGGCGGATCTCGGTGCGCAGATTCAGCCGATTGAATGGCGCGACCGGGCACTCGCGGGGCTCGCCCGCATGGCGGTCGTCAAACGCTATTTGCGTGCGCTCGGCGCAGGACGTACGGCACCTGCCCAGTATTCTGCGGTCCTGACATTAATCATCGATCAACTGCGCACGCGCCGGCTGACGCGGCGTTATAAGCAATGGAAGCAGGACTACGCCTGAAGCGTCAATTGCGTGCGGGCTTCCGTCGGCGCGAGGGTTCTTGCGATTGAATGCCGGGTTGAATGTCCATGGCGGCGAGGAGATGCTCGCGGCCTTCGTCAAGAATTTCATCCGCTAGCGCCATGTCAACGTCTACAACAGCGCGTGAAAGCAGCAGCGTACCGACCAACTGGCTGAACAAAGCGATCGCCTTCTTGCGGCTGACTTCGCTGCTCCCCTCGGTCTCCTCGAAGACCTTGGTGAACCGTTCGAGAACCGCTGCGACACCCTCTGCGTAGGAACCGCGCGCCACTTCGCCGAGCCGGCGGGCGTCGCCTACAAAACCCGACAACGGGCAACCCGCATCGATATCCTCACGATGTTCGGGGGACAGGTACCACTGAATGTGTCGCTTGACCGGGTCGGCGTTGGCTGACCGGGCATTCTCGATTTTAGAGTCAAACGCCTCTCCACCTTCTTCCATCGCCTTTTCCATCACGGCGGCGACCAGCGCGTCTTTCGATCTGAAGTGGTTGTAAAAACCGCCTTGCGTAAAGCCCGCCGCCTTCATCAGCTCGGCGAGCCCGACCGCATCGACGCCGCGCTCGCGAAACAGCTTCTCGGCGGCTGCCACGATCGCGAACCGGTTTTCAGCCGCCTGCTGTCTGGAAACACCCACTTCTCCCCCTTCGGTCGATAGCAACCCAATTAGACCCATCGAAAAATACAATGTCGATCACCATTGACATCGATGGGGCGGACGCCCACAATCCATCTCAATGACAATGTTATTCACCATTGTCGTAAGTATAGCCTTCTTTGCCTGAACGTCCAGGTAGCAGGGGCACAACCGCTACCTGACGCCTGAACGCGTCGTCAACTCAAGCTGCAAAAAGGATCTCAACATGACGAAGACAACTCCTGAACAGAACAAGGCGCTCGTGCTTGAAGCGTTCGACACCCTGTTCAACAAGCGCGATTACGTTGCCGCGGAGCGCTTCTGGTCCGATCGCTACATTCAGCACAGCGCCCATATCCCGCCGGGACGCGACGGGCTGTTCAACCTGGTTCGCGCGCTGCCTGACGCCGCACGCTATGAGAACCAGCTGATCGTGGCCGACAGCGACTATGTCATCGCACATGGCCGCTTCTCCGGGATCGGCAAGCCCGCTGCGTGGATTGCAGCCGACGTGGTTCGCTTCGAAGACGGCAAGCTCGCCGAGCACTGGGACGTCCTTCAGGATGAAGCGACGAGGGCTGAATCCGCGAGCGGCCTGCCGATGTTCGGCGACCGGTTCCCTGCCTGACTACGCCAATCCCATCAACAGACACGTCAATTTCAAATTTAAGTTCAACTTATCTTTCAACAGGAAAGCGATCATGAAACTCACTGGAAACACGATCTTCATCACGGGTGGCGGTTCGGGCATTGGCCGCGGGTTAGCCGAAGCGCTTCACAAGCGCGGCAACAAGGTCATCATCAGCGGTCGCCGGCGCAGCCATCTTGACGAAGTGGTGGCGGCGAATCCCGGTATGGCTGCAATCGAGCTCGACATTACCGACCCGGCCAGCATCGAGCGTGTTGCGGCGCAACTGATCGCGGACTATCCCGATCTCAATGTACTGATCAACAACGCAGGGATCATGCAGCCTGACCAGGCGGGCGGCCATATCGACGACGCGCTGTTGGTGTCGACCATCACGACCAACCTCATGGGCCCGATCCGCATGACGTCGGCGCTGATCGATCATCTCAAGACCCGAAACGACGCTGTCATCGCTTATACAAGTTCGGTGCTGGCTTTCGTTCCGCTGGCTGTGACGGCGGTGTATTCGTCGACCAAGGCGGCGCTGCATTCGTACGTTCTCTCGCAACGCTTCATGCTGCAAAACACGAAGGTTCGGGTCCTTGAGATCGCACCGCCGTGGGTGCGCACGGACCTCATGAACAGCCGCGAGGCCGAACAGGCGATGCCGCTTGAGCCCTTCATCGAAGAAACGATGGCTGTCCTTGGAACAGATGTGGATGAGGTACTGGTTGAAGGTGCGAAGCAGTTCCGCGGGAATCCGGGACCGGGTGAGCACGCTTTCGTGAATGGCTTGAATGCGCAGATGCTGGAGGTGTTCGGGGGTTGAATGAGTGCCCGCGGGATGCGTGACGCGGGCAAGCTTTGAGTGGGGCAAGGCGTTCGTGCTGGAAGCGTGGTCGCTTCTCTAATGAGAGGCGACTACGTGACCTGCGGGTCTCAGACCTCAGACCTGGCCGATACCCCCATCGGCCATCAGATCCGCGCCCGTCACATATGAACTCTGGTCGGACGCCAGGAAGAGCGCCGCGCTGGCCATCTCTTCAGCCCGAGCGAGTCGGCCGAGCGGGACCATGCTCTGGTACATGTTCACCAGATGCTCGCGTGTCGCCGACTGAGCGTCGAGAATCGGGGTGTCGGTGACGCCAGGGCTTAGCAGATTGACGCGAATGCCGCGATCCTTGAATTCCGCAGCCCAGGTGCGCGCATAAGAACGCAAGGCCGCTTTGGTCGCCGCGTAAGCGGTGTGGCCAGGAATGCCCATGAGGTGCATGGCCGACGAGACCAGAACGATCGATCCACGCCCCGTCATCAGCGGCAGCAGCTTCTGCACCAGGAAGACGGGCCCGCGGGCCATGAGGTTGAACGCCTTGTCGAAATGCTCGGGCGTGAGGGTGTCGATCGAAGCCTGCTCCGT
It encodes:
- a CDS encoding SDR family oxidoreductase; this translates as METNIEGKVVVITGASSGLGEATARYLSARGAKVALGARRAERIQALAADLVSHGGQAIAIATDVTRHEDVKALVDTAVQTFGRVDVMINNAGLMPHSPLERLKIDDWDRTIDVNIKGVLYGIAAALQYMKDQKSGHFINVSSVAGRTVRPGSAVYAATKSAVLMLSEGLRQEVKPYDIRTTVISPGAVATELPSSATEPDVAGFISKFYEQYAIPADSFARAVAFAISQPPEVDINEILFRPTRQEG
- a CDS encoding LysR family transcriptional regulator; this encodes MQLRAGLSELTAFIAVAEHRSFRSAARTLGVSPPALSHAVRNLEESLNVRLFNRTTRSVALTEAGEHLLRRVGPALADLEDGINEVASVGSRPSGSIRISAAEAGARPLILHVLPAFLAAYPDIHVEIVVDTRLVDIVADGFDAGIRIVEDVPRDMIAVKFGPNLRFAAVASPEYLSRHPAPTMPPDLARHRCIRFRFSSGALYRWELETHGSSASIDVAGPMTLGNTNLMVDAALAGIGIAWVPDYHVVDHLASGRLVRLLPEWCPSLPGLCLYYPANRHPPAALRLFSQAVRDWANAGVS
- a CDS encoding MerR family transcriptional regulator; this encodes MRIGELAEKTGLAPSAIRFYEQSGLLPAPERSPNGYRVYSDSAVRQLRMVQLAQNLGFPLDKLRDALATDNDCSKEELLHNLDTRLDEIEQLMTALRTQQKTLRTLRTTLSEAWTAGNCVDGVELANRLLSQQQEPLGRSKRGAPQPAAKHARPLDHRPAKKTA
- a CDS encoding NADH:flavin oxidoreductase/NADH oxidase family protein; translation: MTTSLFTPVQLPNGSVLPNRLAKAAMEENLADAGQLPGETIHRLYRSWAEGGAGLIVTGNVMIDGRALTGPGGIVLEANTPLAPFKQWSHAARSGGAQVWMQINHPGRQVMAAMGGKAWAPSAIPLALGKHSKLFAQPSAMNEDEISETIGRFAATAHAAEQAGFTGVEIHAAHGYLISQFLSPLTNRRADRWGGSLANRARLLLDVVRAVRAKVSPGFCVAVKLNSADFQRGGFSEEDARQVVLWLNDLSVDLVELSGGSYESPAMQGDTADGRTLAREAYFLEFAKDLAGVATMPVMTTGGIRRSAVAEQVLNSGVAVVGMATALAVVPDLPARWRAGADLGAQIQPIEWRDRALAGLARMAVVKRYLRALGAGRTAPAQYSAVLTLIIDQLRTRRLTRRYKQWKQDYA
- a CDS encoding TetR/AcrR family transcriptional regulator translates to MGVSRQQAAENRFAIVAAAEKLFRERGVDAVGLAELMKAAGFTQGGFYNHFRSKDALVAAVMEKAMEEGGEAFDSKIENARSANADPVKRHIQWYLSPEHREDIDAGCPLSGFVGDARRLGEVARGSYAEGVAAVLERFTKVFEETEGSSEVSRKKAIALFSQLVGTLLLSRAVVDVDMALADEILDEGREHLLAAMDIQPGIQSQEPSRRRKPARN
- a CDS encoding ester cyclase, yielding MTKTTPEQNKALVLEAFDTLFNKRDYVAAERFWSDRYIQHSAHIPPGRDGLFNLVRALPDAARYENQLIVADSDYVIAHGRFSGIGKPAAWIAADVVRFEDGKLAEHWDVLQDEATRAESASGLPMFGDRFPA
- a CDS encoding SDR family oxidoreductase; the encoded protein is MKLTGNTIFITGGGSGIGRGLAEALHKRGNKVIISGRRRSHLDEVVAANPGMAAIELDITDPASIERVAAQLIADYPDLNVLINNAGIMQPDQAGGHIDDALLVSTITTNLMGPIRMTSALIDHLKTRNDAVIAYTSSVLAFVPLAVTAVYSSTKAALHSYVLSQRFMLQNTKVRVLEIAPPWVRTDLMNSREAEQAMPLEPFIEETMAVLGTDVDEVLVEGAKQFRGNPGPGEHAFVNGLNAQMLEVFGG
- a CDS encoding SDR family NAD(P)-dependent oxidoreductase, producing MSTLTGKIAVISGGTTGIGLAIAQRFVAEGAHVFIFGRRQAQLDEAAELIGRNVTAIRADAANLDDLDRVAAAVKNEKGVVDIVVSNAGFTEQASIDTLTPEHFDKAFNLMARGPVFLVQKLLPLMTGRGSIVLVSSAMHLMGIPGHTAYAATKAALRSYARTWAAEFKDRGIRVNLLSPGVTDTPILDAQSATREHLVNMYQSMVPLGRLARAEEMASAALFLASDQSSYVTGADLMADGGIGQV